The DNA segment CCGGGCAGAAAGTGGTGATATCCGGCCAGTTCCTGCTCGACTCCGAAGCGAGCCTCAGGAGCAGTGCCACCCGCATGAGCCCGATGCCGGGCACGGATGCACCGGCGGGAACCGACGCCATCCACCGCGGTGAGGGCAAGGTCGAAGCCATCGGTAAAGACGAGATCACGCTCTCTCACGGTCCGATTCCCTCGTTGCAGTGGGGCCCCATGACCATGGGGTTCAAGCTGCCGGCGGAGAAAGCGCCCAAGGATCTGCGCGTGGGCGACAGCGTCACCTTTGAGATTCGTGCGATGCCCGACGGCATGTACGAGATCACTCGGATTTCGCCCATTGGCGGAACAGCCGAACCCGCCATGAAGAAGGACAGCACGACAGGCGCGAAGAGATGATCGCGAAGCTCATCCGCTGGTCGATCCTCAACCGATTCCTGGTGCTGCTCGTCACGGCGATGATTGCCGCATGGGGCGTCTGGGCCATGCTCCGGACGCCACTCGACGCGATCCCCGATCTGTCGGATGTGCAGGTGATCATCCGCACGACGTTCCCGGGCCAGGCGCCTCAGATCGTCGAGAACCAGGTCACCTACCCCCTTGCCACGACGATGCTCTCCGTGCCAGGGGCGCGTACCGTGCGCGGTTACTCGATGTTCGGCGATTCGTTCGTGTACGTCCTGTTCGAGGACGGCACCGATCCGTACTGGGCGCGCTCGCGCGTGCTCGAATACTTGAGTCAAGTGCAGGCATCGAGGCTGCCCGCGCAAGCGAGGACCGCGATCGGTCCGGATGCAACCGGCGTGGGCTGGGTCTATGAATACGCGCTGATTGATCGCAGTGGCAGGATGGACCTGTCGCAACTGCGCGCGCTGCAGGACTGGTTTCTAAAGTACGAGTTGAAGGCCGTGCCGAACGTCTCGGAGGTCGCGAGCGTCGGCGGCATGGTGCGCCAGTACCAGATCGTGCTGGATCCCGACCGCCTGCGGTCGTTCAACATCCCGCACATGAAAGTGGTGGAAGCGGTGCAGCGTGCCAACCAGGAGACCGGTGGATCGGTGCTCGAACTCGGCGAAGCGGAATACATGGTGCGAGCGTCCGGCTACCTGCAGTCGCTCGACGACTTCCGCAAGATCCCGCTGATGACGACCGAGGCCGGCGTTCCGGTCCGCCTGGGTGACGTGGCGCGCATTCAGGTAGGTCCCGAGATGCGACGCGGCATCGCCGAATTGAACGGGGAAGGCGAAGTCGCGGGCGGCATCGTGGTCATGCGCTATGGCAAGAATGCGCTGGAAACAATCGCTGCCGTAAAAGCCAAGCTCGAGCAGTTGAAGCCAAGCCTGCCTCCCGGTGTCGAAATCGTCCCCACCTACGACCGCTCGAGCTTGATCAAGCGCGCGGTGCGCAACCTCAGCGAAAAGCTGATCGAGGAATTCGTCGTCGTGGCGCTAGTGTGCCTCGTCTTCCTGTTTCATCTGCGCTCGGCATTCGTCGCCATCATCTCGCTCCCATTGGGGATCTTGATCGCCTTCGTCGTGATGAACTACCAGGGGGTCAACGCCAATATCATGTCACTCGGCGGCATCGCGATCGCTATCGGGGCGATGGTCGATGCCGCCGTGGTGATGATCGAGAACGCGCACAAGCACATCGAAGCGTGGCATGGCGCGCATCCNNNNNNNNNNNNNNNNNNNNNNNNNNNNNNNNNNNNNNNNNNNNNNNNNNNNNNNNNNNNNNNNNNNNNNNNNNNNNNNNNNNNNNNNNNNNNNNNNNNNNNNNNNNNNNNNNNNNNNNNNNNNNNNNNNNNNNNNNNNNNNNNNNNNNNNNNNNNNNNNNNNNNNNNNNNNNNNNNNNNNNNNNNNNNNNNNNNNNNNNNNNNNNNNNNNNNNNNNNNNNNNNNNNNNNNNNNNNNNNNNNNNNNNNNNNNNNNNNNNNNNNNNNNNNNNNNNNNNNNNNNNNNNNNNNNNNNNNNNNNNNNNNNNNNNNNNNNNNNNNNNNNNNNNNNNNNNNNNNNNNNNNNNNNNNNNNNNNNNNNNNNN comes from the Betaproteobacteria bacterium genome and includes:
- a CDS encoding CusA/CzcA family heavy metal efflux RND transporter, translated to MIAKLIRWSILNRFLVLLVTAMIAAWGVWAMLRTPLDAIPDLSDVQVIIRTTFPGQAPQIVENQVTYPLATTMLSVPGARTVRGYSMFGDSFVYVLFEDGTDPYWARSRVLEYLSQVQASRLPAQARTAIGPDATGVGWVYEYALIDRSGRMDLSQLRALQDWFLKYELKAVPNVSEVASVGGMVRQYQIVLDPDRLRSFNIPHMKVVEAVQRANQETGGSVLELGEAEYMVRASGYLQSLDDFRKIPLMTTEAGVPVRLGDVARIQVGPEMRRGIAELNGEGEVAGGIVVMRYGKNALETIAAVKAKLEQLKPSLPPGVEIVPTYDRSSLIKRAVRNLSEKLIEEFVVVALVCLVFLFHLRSAFVAIISLPLGILIAFVVMNYQGVNANIMSLGGIAIAIGAMVDAAVVMIENAHKHIEAWHGAHP